A section of the Phaseolus vulgaris cultivar G19833 chromosome 8, P. vulgaris v2.0, whole genome shotgun sequence genome encodes:
- the LOC137824638 gene encoding uncharacterized protein, with protein sequence MGLDQLSLQRLIAILNCDVMVSPFVYLGLPVGGITSEAPFGMGVRESSGKWIWRLGTNKGGLWNEILVSKYGGWRCLREEGKSRRSSLWWKDLKEVWASEGWGRSFEDGSNWKAKVAELESWSNSVWVWHLVWRRPFFEWEKPLVDQFWQVLQGVRLILGEADSWIWKVGGLQKFSVNSAYMHVKRDSEVEGSSVFSKLWRCKVVPSALFLAWRVLENKIATRVNLERRGVMVENALCCLCGKEKEYYCHLFFDCNFAWHVWCLCYKWLGVSFVSHIDPKFNFAHFWMSQSLDSINIVWSTIWVGVVSEIWNHRNLISFKKGVADVSEVFAMVQVKVWSWISAKSRSASFSYSDWCLEWFLEVFTC encoded by the exons ATGGGGCTGGATCAGCTTTCGCTTCAGCGTTTGATAGCTATTCTTAACTGTGACGTGATGGTTTCTCCTTTTGTTTACTTGGGATTGCCAGTTGGAGGAATCACAAGCGAAGCACCTTTTGGAATGGGTGTTAGAGAAAGTTCAG GAAAGTGGATCTGGAGGTTGGGTACAAATAAGGGTGGTCTTTGGAATGAGATTCTGGTTTCAAAATATGGTGGTTGGAGGTGCTTGAGAGAGGAAGGAAAAAGTCGTAGGAGctctctttggtggaaagatttaAAAGAGGTGTGGGCCTCAGAGGGTTGGGGaagaagttttgaagatgggTCCAACTGGAAA GCAAAGGTGGCAGAGCTTGAATCTTGGTCTAATAGTGTTTGGGTTTGGCATTTAGTCTGGCGAAGACCTTTCTTCGAATGGGAGAAGCCTTTGGTGGATCAGTTTTGGCAGGTATTGCAAGGTGTTAGGTTGATTTTGGGAGAGGCGGATAGTTGGATTTGGAAGGTCGGGGGTCTTCAGAAGTTTTCAGTTAATTCTGCTTATATGCATGTTAAGAGGGATAGTGAGGTGGAAGGTTCTTCGGTATTCAGTAAGCTGTGGAGGTGTAAAGTCGTACCTTCTGCTTTATTTCTTGCTTGGAGGGTTCTGGAGAATAAGATCGCTACTAGGGTCAATCTGGAAAGGCGAGGGGTGATGGTTGAAAATGCTTTGTGTTGTCTGTGTGGGAAGGAGAAAGAGTATTACTGCCATTTGTTTTTCGATTGCAATTTTGCTTGGCATGTTTGGTGTCTTTGCTATAAGTGGCTTGGAGTGTCGTTTGTGTCTCACATTGATCCTAAGTTCAACTTTGCTCATTTCTGGATGAGTCAGTCTTTAGACTCGATTAACATTGTGTGGAGTACAATTTGGGTGGGGGTGGTGAGTGAAATCTGGAATCACAGGAACCTTATCAGTTTCAAAAAGGGTGTGGCTGATGTGTCAGAAGTGTTTGCAATGGTGCAagtaaaggtttggtcttggatttctGCAAAATCTCGTTCTGCTTCGTTTTCCtattctgattggtgtttgGAATGGTTCCTTGAAGTTTTTACGTGTTAG
- the LOC137827185 gene encoding uncharacterized protein, with product MKKSSGESSTKPNNNSPKLKPPFKPAKDDTKPVLQDPILRSDPIETEEAVLRLPPFSVPTSTSPPKMA from the exons ATGAAGAAGAGTTCAGGAGAGTCTTCAACCAAACCAAACAACAATTCACCCAAACTCAAACCCCCTTTCAAGCCAGCAAAGGATGACACCAAGCCCGTGCTTCAAGACCCT ATACTCAGATCCGACCCAATTGAGACGGAAGAAGCTGTGCTGCGATTGCCTCCATTTTCAGTCCCCACTTCAACTTCTCCACCTAAAATGGCCTGA
- the LOC137827181 gene encoding pentatricopeptide repeat-containing protein At5g65560-like, which produces MRFLTSLTIPRETLLLLNLIRPFSTLHSPPPDLPSHLFTLLSHPNWHHHPSLPHLLPFITPFHVSSLLHLKPSPQTALQFFNWVATKPGYKHTPFAYASLLNLLVPHGLLRAAEAARISMVKAAGSPDDARIVLAFLRGMNLNCDEKFRFKLSVKCYNLMLMLLSRFELVDEMKGLYVEMLGDMVLPNMFTFNTMVNGYCKLGNLSEAGVYVSEIVQAGFALDTFTYTSLILGHCRSRNVDGACCVFGLMWRKGCPRNEVSYTNLIHGLCEAGRIGEALKLFLLMGEDNCCPTVRTYTVLICALCESGRKLEAMNLFREMSGRGCEPNAHTYTVLIDSSCKERNFDEARKLLDQMLEKGLIPGVVTYNALIDGYCKVGKNSEALEILGVMESNNCSPNSQTYNELICGFCKVKDVHRAMSLLNIMFERNLYPTLVTYNSLIHGQCRAGHLDSAFRLLNLVKENGLVPDQWTYSILIDTLCKRGRVEEASELFNSSQVKDLKANEVIYTALIDGYCKAGKVDEAHSLFKRMVDEECPPNSITFNVLIDNFCAEKKVQEALLLVDEMIKMNLKPTVETYTNLIVEMLKEGDINHAKKTLNQMISSGCQPDVFAYTTFVHAYCRQGRLEEAENVMAKMKEEGIIPDSLAYTFLIDGYGCMPLIDCSFDVLKRMLDAGCEPSHHTYAFLLKHLVKEMQTIKDGCMVEDSFAPGFVPNDLDNVWKTLDFDIVSLLFKKMVEHGCKPNVNTYSKIITGLCRAGQVNVALKLLNDLQKGGMSPSEFIYNELLRCCCKLKLFEEACSLLHDMDENGHLAHLESYKLLICGLCDEGKKTMAESVFHNLLCCQYNYDEVAWKVLIDGLLKNGYNDECSMFLKSMEKKGCQLHPQTYAMLVEGLDGT; this is translated from the coding sequence ATGAGATTTTTGACCTCCCTCACCATTCCCAGAGAAACCCTTTTGCTCCTAAACCTCATCAGACCCTTCTCCACCCTGCACTCTCCCCCACCGGATCTCCCCTCCCACCTCTTCACCCTCCTCTCCCACCCCAACTGGCACCACCACCCTTCCCTCCCCCACTTGCTCCCTTTCATCACCCCTTTCCATGTATCAAGCCTCCTCCACCTCAAACCCTCCCCTCAAACCGCATTGCAATTCTTCAATTGGGTAGCCACCAAACCCGGTTACAAGCACACCCCTTTTGCCTATGCTTCCCTGCTCAATCTCCTGGTGCCCCACGGGCTCCTCCGGGCCGCCGAGGCCGCCCGGATTTCGATGGTCAAGGCGGCTGGATCGCCTGATGACGCCAGGATTGTGCTGGCCTTCTTGAGGGGGATGAACTTGAATTGTGATGAGAAGTTTAGGTTTAAGCTCAGTGTTAAGTGTTATAATTTGATGCTGATGTTGTTGTCAAGGTTTGAATTGGTTGATGAAATGAAGGGGCTGTATGTTGAGATGTTGGGTGACATGGTTTTGCCAAATATGTTTACTTTCAATACAATGGTTAATGGGTATTGTAAGTTGGGGAATTTGAGTGAGGCTGGTGTTTATGTAAGTGAGATTGTGCAGGCGGGTTTTGCGCTGGATACGTTTACTTATACTTCGTTGATTTTGGGGCATTGTAGGAGTAGGAATGTCGATGGTGCTTGCTGTGTCTTTGGCCTAATGTGGCGAAAGGGGTGTCCGAGGAATGAGGTTTCGTATACGAACCTTATTCATGGGCTTTGTGAAGCAGGAAGGATTGGAGAGGCACTGAAGTTGTTCTTGCTGATGGGGGAGGACAATTGCTGTCCAACTGTGAGAACGTATACGGTTCTGATTTGTGCTTTGTGTGAGTCTGGCAGGAAATTGGAGGCCATGAATCTTTTTAGAGAGATGAGTGGAAGAGGTTGTGAGCCTAATGCTCATACTTATACCGTGTTAATTGATAGTTCTTGTAAGGAAAGGAACTTTGATGAAGCTAGGAAGCTGTTGGATCAGATGCTGGAAAAAGGTTTGATTCCTGGTGTGGTCACTTACAATGCGTTAATTGATGGGTACTGTAAAGTGGGAAAAAATTCAGAGGCATTGGAAATTTTGGGGGTGATGGAATCAAATAATTGCAGCCCAAATTCTCAAACATACAATGAGTTGATTTGTGGATTTTGTAAAGTGAAAGATGTGCATCGGGCAATGTCACTGCTTAATATAATGTTTGAGCGCAACCTATATCCAACCCTCGTTACATATAATTCGCTAATCCATGGGCAGTGTAGAGCAGGTCATTTGGATAGTGCTTTTAGATTACTTAATTTGGTGAAGGAAAATGGTCTTGTTCCTGATCAGTGGACGTACAGTATTCTTATAGACACACTATGCAAAAGAGGGAGGGTAGAAGAAGCTAgcgaactcttcaattcctccCAGGTAAAAGATCTTAAAGCAAATGAAGTAATATATACTGCTTTGATTGATGGATACTGCAAAGCTGGGAAGGTTGATGAAGCCCATTCTTTGTTCAAAAGAATGGTGGATGAAGAATGTCCTCCAAACTCAATCACTTTCAATGTCTTGATAGACAACTTTTGTGCAGAGAAAAAAGTGCAGGAAGCTTTATTGCTTGTAGATGAAATGATAAAGATGAATTTGAAGCCCACAGTTGAAACATATACAAATCTTATTGTAGAAATGTTGAAAGAGGGTGACATCAATCATGCTAAAAAGACTCTTAACCAAATGATATCCTCAGGTTGTCAGCCTGATGTATTTGCGTACACTACATTTGTACATGCATACTGTCGTCAAGGAAGATTGGAAGAAGCTGAGAATGTGATGGCTAAGATGAAGGAAGAAGGAATTATTCCTGATTCTTTGGCTTACACATTTTTAATTGATGGATATGGGTGCATGCCACTGATTGATTGCTCATTTGATGTTCTCAAGCGAATGCTTGATGCTGGTTGTGAGCCTTCTCATCATACATATGcatttcttttaaaacatcTAGTGAAGGAAATGCAAACGATAAAAGATGGCTGCATGGTTGAAGATTCATTTGCTCCAGGTTTTGTTCCAAATGATTTAGATAATGTCTGGAAGACCCTAGATTTTGATATAGTATCTCTATTGTTTAAGAAGATGGTTGAACATGGTTGCAAACCTAATGTTAATACCTACAGCAAAATTATTACCGGACTTTGCAGGGCTGGGCAGGTGAATGTAGCTCTGAAGTTGTTGAATGACTTACAAAAGGGTGGAATGTCTCCCAGTGAGTTTATTTATAACGAACTCCTTAGATGTTGCTGCAAGCTGAAATTATTTGAAGAAGCATGTAGTTTGCTACATGACATGGATGAGAATGGCCATTTGGCACATTTGGAATCCTACAAGCTGCTTATTTGTGGGCTATGTGATGAAGGGAAAAAAACAATGGCTGAATCAGTATTTCATAATTTGCTTTGTTGTCAGTATAATTATGATGAAGTAGCCTGGAAAGTTCTTATTGATGGCCTACTTAAGAATGGCTATAATGATGAATGCTCAATGTTTCTGAAAAGTATGGAGAAGAAGGGTTGTCAATTGCATCCTCAGACGTATGCAATGTTGGTTGAGGGACTTGATGGAACATAA